ATTCTTGTACTACAAAGTTCAGAAGTGGTGATATTTGGTATTGACAAAAAAGCCTTCCAGAGAACTTCAGGcttcatatacaatctaaaacAAGGGGTATGATTAATTACTTGTTAATTCAAGTTTGGAAGATAACTTCACATAGTTCAAAAAAAAGTACTGCCATGAGTCACATTTGTGGTTAAAGAAAAAAGTTACTGTCATGAGTCACCTTTGAGGTGAAAGAAACATCTTGATTAAGTAGTGAACAACAATATCAAAGTTTTCATCTTAAAAAGGCAAAGGCAGAAAATGACTTCTTGATTCAAGGATGAAATTCAATTCCTGCAAAAACTAGagggaaaaaaaaagtatatcaACACTTGCTTCAATCTTAGAAAGAAATTGACTACTTGCTTCAGAAATTTTGAACATGGAAACAATTGTTTGACAAATGGAAATGGGGCATTTGTCTGCAAGAAGATATACAACCTATAAAACTAACAACTGTTTCATAGGAATCAAACTGCATAAATACCAATTTACCAACAAGAAACTCAAACCGTCCCAAATGCACTACCCAAAAACATATTCACTTTTACCAGCATATCTTTTGCTCTGAGTGACTGGAACCACTTGCTCAATTAACATGGCTAACTAAACATGCATTTGTTTCAAAGTCGGTCATAGGTTGGGCGTACTTATACCTTTTCCTGATATGAAACTATTAAACCTTACAAAATCTCAAAAACCACAATAACTTGGCTTCTAGCTGAGCTCAATTCTTTTCCACATGCCTTTCTATGCAACAAATTTGGGAAAACAAGAATTATAAATTGGATATAAATGTTCTAACAGGAGCAAACGAATAAGAAAATCAATTCTACAATCAAAAAGAGCATTGTCATTCAAAGAGTCCTATCTCAGGGTTATGCAATACAAAGAGGAAACACTCAAGTTTACCCAAGATTTCACATAAACcctatattaattttttacttGGCAAATGAATGTATTGATACCTCAAATGAACCCAAAAAGACAATATTCACCCGGCCGCTTCCCGGAATACTTTTTTACCTACAGTTTGTTGCATATAAGGTTTAACTGTATATAGCACTGCCACACGACCATCATCAATTTACCTGATAAGAGTCCCTCATGGTGCAACATAAAATCGGCACATGAACACCTCCTATGTTACGAAAATGCACCCAACTTTGTGGTAACAACTTAGCCACTTTCTCTTTTGCAGTTCCCAGGCAAGAGATACTTATACTTCTCGGGATTATCCAGCAGATGCGCAGGAAGATGCACGGCTGAGTAAGAATGAGGTGTAGGTCCCATGTTACCAATGATATCCTTGAATGTGTACTCCTCAGGAAGCATGTCGTATAAATCAGCCCCTTGACAAATGATATCTTGTATTCTTCGAGGGTTCAAATAATGCAAGAACCTCACTCTATCAGTGTGGCTGTAAGCTTTCATTTTGAATATGAAGTCAGAGATGTGGCGAAAACAAAAGCTACAATGCCAACCTGAATCCGCCAAAAGGTAATCAGTCTGACGATAGTGTACGTATCGAGTCTTGCCACTCTGATACCTGTGGACTGAAGCTCTCCAACTTCTGTGCttaagctcaaattcaaaagaGTACAAGTAATTCCTAAAATGAAGGTGAAGAATTGGAGGAATGTCGTCACACCATCTTAACAGATTGATGGTGTGCCTGCTAGGAATTTCATCAACATCGGACATTATCAGCAAATCATCATCCTCTATTCCAGCTATTCTCAAAAGCTGGTCGAGTGCTACTCTCTGATATGCCTCTTCAACAAACGGATTTTCACCTTTTCTGAATCTTCCTCCAATGGTTCCATAAGTCAATCGAGGTTCAACAAACTTAAATTGGTCCCGATTAATAGCAAAAGTAAATGGCTTGGGCAATCCAGTAAACGTGGAGTTTGACTCAAGAAGAACAAACTGCGTGATGTAAGGATACAATTCTTTCCATCTGATAGTAAGCATGTCCACTTCATTACTAAACAAAACAGCATCATAGACACGCCTAGGATATTCACGAATTCCCCATCCATGTTGCTTGCAAAGGTTCTCCATTGAGACATTCTCATGATAATAGTGGGTAACTTCAATAAAGGGCTTCGGAGGAGATTGCCATATTGGGCGTAGGAAGTAGGTAATCTTCTGTCCATGAAAGTATATACCAACTATACACATTGGCACAAAAACAACCAAAAAGACAATAGCCTTTAAATCCAATCCTCCAAGCATACACCGTAGTCTTGACATGCTTACTATTCCAGGGGTAGACTGCTGCATATCAAAAACATTAACAACTTTAACAAGATGCAAATAGCAGCAAACCTTTGAAACAATCAAATATTCACACATAAGTTTATTGAACCACGAATTACAGATAATAACAAATTTCCCAAATATCTT
The sequence above is a segment of the Solanum dulcamara chromosome 11, daSolDulc1.2, whole genome shotgun sequence genome. Coding sequences within it:
- the LOC129873470 gene encoding uncharacterized protein LOC129873470 isoform X2, whose protein sequence is MVSDIYYPSKKSDDLCEDVCGESTPGIVSMSRLRCMLGGLDLKAIVFLVVFVPMCIVGIYFHGQKITYFLRPIWQSPPKPFIEVTHYYHENVSMENLCKQHGWGIREYPRRVYDAVLFSNEVDMLTIRWKELYPYITQFVLLESNSTFTGLPKPFTFAINRDQFKFVEPRLTYGTIGGRFRKGENPFVEEAYQRVALDQLLRIAGIEDDDLLIMSDVDEIPSRHTINLLRWCDDIPPILHLHFRNYLYSFEFELKHRSWRASVHRYQSGKTRYVHYRQTDYLLADSGWHCSFCFRHISDFIFKMKAYSHTDRVRFLHYLNPRRIQDIICQGADLYDMLPEEYTFKDIIGNMGPTPHSYSAVHLPAHLLDNPEKYKYLLPGNCKRESG
- the LOC129873470 gene encoding uncharacterized protein LOC129873470 isoform X1, with product MVSDIYYPSKKSDDLCEDVCGEQSTPGIVSMSRLRCMLGGLDLKAIVFLVVFVPMCIVGIYFHGQKITYFLRPIWQSPPKPFIEVTHYYHENVSMENLCKQHGWGIREYPRRVYDAVLFSNEVDMLTIRWKELYPYITQFVLLESNSTFTGLPKPFTFAINRDQFKFVEPRLTYGTIGGRFRKGENPFVEEAYQRVALDQLLRIAGIEDDDLLIMSDVDEIPSRHTINLLRWCDDIPPILHLHFRNYLYSFEFELKHRSWRASVHRYQSGKTRYVHYRQTDYLLADSGWHCSFCFRHISDFIFKMKAYSHTDRVRFLHYLNPRRIQDIICQGADLYDMLPEEYTFKDIIGNMGPTPHSYSAVHLPAHLLDNPEKYKYLLPGNCKRESG